A single Thermoanaerobacterium sp. RBIITD DNA region contains:
- a CDS encoding methyltransferase domain-containing protein, with product MNIKENIISRYEKLANDEDNLSCGGKNITLAELKEGENVLDLGCGRGNDVLNAAQIIGENGVAVGLDLTKKMIDEAEKSRMNHNIKNAEFIVGDVENIPLPDDKFDAVISDCVINHAKDKEKVYREIHRVLKDGGRFIVSDVVSIDKLPDEIINDPNAWADCFGGAIPEEDYIKAIKNAGFREVQYLKRREYKKEGYLVASITIKGIKK from the coding sequence ATGAATATAAAAGAAAACATCATAAGTAGATATGAGAAATTAGCAAATGATGAAGATAATTTAAGTTGTGGCGGTAAAAATATCACACTTGCCGAATTAAAAGAAGGTGAGAATGTCCTTGACCTTGGCTGTGGAAGAGGGAACGACGTTTTAAATGCTGCACAAATAATTGGTGAAAATGGCGTTGCAGTAGGGCTTGATTTGACAAAAAAGATGATAGATGAAGCAGAAAAAAGTAGAATGAATCACAATATAAAAAATGCTGAATTTATCGTAGGTGATGTTGAAAACATACCACTTCCTGATGACAAATTTGATGCAGTCATAAGTGACTGTGTTATAAATCATGCAAAAGATAAAGAAAAAGTGTATAGAGAAATACATAGGGTATTAAAAGATGGTGGTAGATTTATCGTATCTGATGTTGTATCAATTGATAAACTTCCGGATGAAATAATAAATGATCCAAATGCATGGGCAGATTGCTTCGGTGGTGCGATACCTGAGGAAGATTATATTAAGGCGATCAAAAATGCCGGATTTAGAGAAGTTCAATATTTAAAAAGGCGCGAATATAAAAAAGAAGGCTATCTTGTTGCAAGTATAACAATAAAAGGCATCAAAAAATAA
- a CDS encoding DUF302 domain-containing protein — protein MELGITKKVDYSFEETITKVKEALKAVGFGVLTEINLKETIKKKINKDFKNYVILGACNPNHAYEVLSKEPIVGLMLPCNVIVYEDNGKTVVSAINPEEVIGMIDNDELKDVANVVTEKLKKAIETL, from the coding sequence ATGGAATTGGGTATAACAAAAAAGGTAGATTATTCATTTGAGGAGACCATAACTAAGGTTAAAGAGGCTTTAAAAGCTGTTGGATTCGGTGTTCTTACTGAAATTAATCTTAAAGAGACTATTAAGAAAAAGATTAATAAAGACTTTAAAAATTACGTAATTCTCGGTGCCTGCAATCCAAATCATGCATATGAAGTACTATCAAAAGAACCTATTGTAGGACTTATGCTACCATGTAATGTAATTGTATATGAAGATAATGGCAAAACAGTTGTATCGGCAATAAATCCTGAGGAGGTAATAGGCATGATAGACAATGACGAGTTAAAAGATGTCGCTAATGTTGTAACAGAAAAATTAAAAAAAGCCATAGAGACGCTTTAA
- the trxB gene encoding thioredoxin-disulfide reductase, whose translation MVREINANDFDEVVLKSKRPIVVDFYSTDCPPCAQLKPIFHRLAEAYGEYMDFIEIYRQGNKDFALSLGVKGSPTLVFFKDGKETGKRLNGYISKPDLRKAIESIIGFSLLDKEPEKVECDVLIMGGGPAGLTAALYSARANLNTIVLEEGITGGQTANTYFIENYPGTDGQIEGKKLTDNMRKQAESFGAKIDDLKEVFEINLTDSEKYVRTEDKIYYSKAVIVAMGAQPRKLPAEGEVEFRGKGIHYCAICDGAMYEGKHVAVIGGGNSAIQEALYLAKIADKITVIHEFDNLQASNILQDKAFSNPKINFIWESHVIKANGDGMLKSLTYKNLKTGVLNDVSVDGAFVYIGLTPKTDLFKGVLNLNKYSYIKTDDDLMTNVKGVFAAGDIRDKKIRQVVTAAGDGAVAAINAERYISEL comes from the coding sequence ATGGTAAGAGAGATTAATGCCAATGACTTCGATGAAGTTGTATTAAAATCAAAAAGGCCGATCGTTGTAGATTTCTATTCGACAGATTGTCCACCATGTGCTCAACTGAAGCCTATATTTCATAGATTAGCCGAAGCATATGGTGAATACATGGATTTTATTGAAATATATAGGCAAGGGAATAAAGATTTCGCATTAAGCCTTGGTGTTAAAGGAAGCCCAACATTGGTATTTTTTAAAGATGGTAAAGAAACTGGGAAAAGATTAAACGGCTATATATCAAAACCCGATTTACGCAAAGCAATTGAGAGTATAATAGGTTTCTCACTTCTTGATAAAGAACCCGAAAAGGTTGAGTGTGATGTTCTTATAATGGGTGGTGGTCCTGCAGGTTTAACAGCAGCACTTTATTCAGCAAGAGCAAATCTCAATACTATAGTTTTAGAAGAGGGTATAACAGGAGGACAGACGGCAAATACCTATTTTATAGAGAATTATCCAGGGACAGACGGGCAAATAGAAGGGAAAAAATTGACAGATAATATGAGAAAGCAAGCAGAAAGCTTTGGTGCGAAGATAGATGATTTGAAAGAAGTATTTGAGATAAATCTTACGGATAGCGAGAAATACGTAAGGACAGAAGATAAGATATATTATTCAAAGGCAGTTATCGTTGCTATGGGAGCACAGCCGAGAAAGCTTCCTGCAGAAGGTGAAGTTGAATTTAGAGGTAAAGGCATCCACTACTGTGCTATATGTGATGGTGCAATGTATGAAGGTAAACATGTGGCAGTAATTGGTGGAGGAAACTCTGCAATCCAGGAAGCATTGTACCTTGCAAAGATTGCTGATAAAATTACAGTAATACACGAATTTGATAATCTTCAAGCATCAAACATATTACAAGATAAAGCTTTTTCTAATCCTAAAATAAATTTTATCTGGGAATCACATGTCATAAAGGCCAATGGTGATGGAATGTTAAAGTCCCTAACATATAAAAATCTCAAGACTGGAGTTCTGAATGATGTTTCAGTTGATGGTGCATTTGTATATATTGGTCTTACACCTAAAACAGATTTGTTTAAAGGTGTACTAAATTTAAATAAATATAGTTATATAAAGACCGATGATGACCTTATGACAAATGTAAAAGGCGTTTTTGCTGCTGGTGATATTAGAGATAAAAAAATAAGGCAAGTAGTAACAGCTGCAGGTGATGGTGCTGTAGCAGCGATAAATGCAGAAAGGTATATATCAGAATTATAA
- a CDS encoding radical SAM protein, which produces MYFSKYNMILPFSEELKSYILLNLLSGSFDIASKDEIDKLNKIKSGSNIKDIDFLDYVIDRGYIYEDKKYEDLRLNEAYEEFKNIMEESPTQVLLVPTYGCNFSCIYCYERGIPGKKDLITIDAVDAFFDDINERLGREKVKPYITLFGGEPFIDTKEQKEIISYIINKSSELGYEIAAVTNGYNLLEYMDILKKANIKEIQVTLDGPPGIHNKRRRLLGGGDSFEKILKGMDSLIKNNIPVNLRVVVDKDNYEYLPELAVILDKKGYLDLPSDKFKTQVGRNYELFECSLNHQSLMTQVEQWATFVRLSEKYPILKKFHKPEFKGIRNAVISGTMYTPTFDTCPAGKKEWLYDLYGDIYGCTASCGRKDYRLGTFYPEREIFDDKLSLWKERNILNIPQCKECPVSLVCGGGCGVVANEKNGSVLSTDCRDIEKLYKLGIEYYKDDLLSVI; this is translated from the coding sequence TTGTACTTTAGTAAGTATAACATGATTTTGCCTTTTAGTGAAGAGCTAAAAAGTTACATTTTATTAAATTTATTATCGGGTAGCTTTGATATTGCTTCAAAAGATGAAATAGATAAATTAAATAAAATAAAATCAGGAAGCAATATTAAAGACATTGATTTTTTAGATTATGTAATTGATAGAGGATATATATACGAAGACAAAAAATACGAAGATTTAAGGCTAAATGAAGCATATGAAGAATTTAAAAACATCATGGAAGAATCTCCTACACAGGTTTTGCTTGTTCCGACATACGGTTGCAATTTTTCTTGTATTTACTGCTATGAAAGGGGTATACCTGGTAAAAAGGATTTAATAACTATTGATGCTGTTGATGCCTTTTTTGATGATATAAATGAAAGGCTTGGGAGAGAGAAAGTAAAACCGTATATTACTTTATTCGGCGGCGAACCATTTATAGATACAAAAGAACAAAAAGAAATAATATCTTATATTATCAATAAAAGCAGTGAATTAGGATATGAAATTGCTGCGGTCACAAATGGATACAATCTATTAGAATATATGGATATTCTAAAAAAAGCAAATATAAAGGAAATACAAGTAACTCTTGATGGACCACCAGGCATTCATAATAAAAGAAGAAGGTTATTAGGTGGTGGAGATAGCTTTGAAAAAATATTAAAAGGGATGGATAGTCTTATAAAAAATAATATACCAGTAAATTTAAGGGTTGTTGTTGATAAGGACAATTATGAATATTTACCAGAACTTGCGGTTATTCTTGACAAAAAAGGTTATCTCGATTTACCTTCTGATAAATTTAAAACGCAGGTAGGCAGAAATTATGAATTATTTGAATGTTCTCTAAATCATCAAAGCCTTATGACACAAGTAGAACAGTGGGCTACATTTGTTAGGTTATCTGAAAAATATCCCATATTAAAGAAATTTCATAAACCAGAATTTAAAGGGATAAGAAATGCAGTAATTTCAGGTACGATGTATACTCCGACATTTGATACATGTCCTGCGGGTAAAAAAGAATGGCTTTATGATTTATATGGTGATATTTATGGTTGTACTGCTAGCTGTGGAAGAAAGGATTACAGGCTCGGTACGTTTTATCCTGAAAGAGAGATTTTTGACGATAAGTTAAGTTTGTGGAAAGAAAGAAATATACTAAATATTCCACAGTGTAAGGAATGCCCGGTAAGCCTTGTATGTGGTGGTGGGTGTGGCGTTGTTGCGAATGAGAAGAATGGAAGTGTATTGTCAACAGACTGTAGAGATATTGAAAAACTATATAAATTGGGAATTGAATATTACAAAGATGATTTATTATCGGTAATTTAG
- a CDS encoding DUF5714 domain-containing protein → MECCEKKYMENCMVCGKPLIYLEKPVLKKCEYCGIEELTRAHCMDGHYVCDSCHAKDGIEVIKEYCLNTKSRDPMEIVENIMADSRIPMHGPEHHALVPAAIVTAYKNLTGKASDDDIIETINRGKEVPGGVCGYYGACGAGVGVGVAISVIYKATPYTPLKRSKAHLAVANALKRIGEAGGARCCKKCTRISIEEAVKFFEMEFDIRFPKGFKRENKCNYSKINRECYIGCKYRNKKGM, encoded by the coding sequence ATGGAGTGCTGCGAGAAAAAATATATGGAAAACTGCATGGTATGCGGAAAGCCGCTTATTTATTTAGAAAAGCCGGTTTTGAAAAAATGCGAGTACTGTGGTATAGAAGAATTAACTCGTGCCCACTGTATGGATGGGCATTACGTCTGCGACAGTTGTCACGCAAAGGACGGCATTGAAGTAATAAAAGAATATTGTCTTAATACAAAATCAAGAGATCCTATGGAAATAGTTGAAAATATAATGGCTGATAGTAGGATACCAATGCATGGACCAGAACACCATGCATTGGTGCCAGCTGCAATTGTTACTGCATATAAAAATTTAACAGGAAAGGCATCTGACGATGATATAATTGAAACAATTAATAGAGGTAAAGAAGTACCTGGTGGTGTGTGCGGATATTACGGTGCATGTGGTGCAGGCGTAGGTGTTGGCGTTGCTATTAGTGTTATTTATAAAGCTACACCTTATACACCTTTAAAACGCTCGAAAGCCCATTTAGCGGTAGCAAATGCGCTTAAAAGAATTGGAGAAGCTGGTGGTGCTAGGTGCTGTAAAAAATGTACAAGAATTTCCATAGAGGAGGCCGTAAAATTTTTTGAAATGGAATTTGACATTAGATTTCCAAAGGGTTTCAAAAGGGAGAATAAGTGTAATTATTCTAAGATAAACCGGGAATGCTATATAGGGTGTAAATACAGGAATAAGAAAGGAATGTGA